TGCTTTAATATCAAAACCTTGAGTTTTAACTATAAATTCGGTCATGCTTTTAAGTTTTTCATCATAGGACTGCATTGTTCCGTCTTCTCTAGCACAATATTTACAGTAATCCTTCTTTTCATCCCTCTCTGCAAAATCCTCTTTTTTACTCATTGGCATACCACAAGCTATACATCTTTTCATAATTTTTCTCCTTTCACTGACTAATTACTCATTGA
The Clostridium felsineum DSM 794 DNA segment above includes these coding regions:
- a CDS encoding zinc ribbon domain-containing protein; this translates as MKRCIACGMPMSKKEDFAERDEKKDYCKYCAREDGTMQSYDEKLKSMTEFIVKTQGFDIKAAENIAKDTMSKLPAWNNI